The genomic DNA GATAAATTACCCGAGATCGGTAAAGAAATTGAATTCCAGATACATTTTTCTATGACCGAAAATGATGGAATCCGATTATTTGGTTTTTTTTCTGTGGAAGAGAAAGAGCTTTTTCGACAACTTATCTCCATCTCGAAGATCGGTCCCAAAACCGCATTATCGATTCTTTCCGGACTTTCAGTTCAGGATTTGATCCAGGCAGTTCAAACCGGAAATGTTAGTTTGATCTCAACTGTACCTGGTTTAGGAAAAAAATCAGCAGAACGATTGATCATCGAATTAAAAGATAAAGTCGGTAAGATCGGGATCGAAGATATTCTTTCATCCGAAACCGGAAAACCGGATATAATACACGAAGCAGAATCCGCCCTGATAACACTCGGATATAAACCTTTAGATGTGAAAAAAACAATTGCCAGATTGATAAAAGATAACGATTATCAAAGCGCTGAAGAGGTTATCAAAGCCACTATAAAATCATTATATCAGAGAAATATATGATGAATATCAGGCATGAAGCCTACAAAATCATTTTAAAAGTCCTGACCAAAAACATTTTTTCGGATAAACTTCTTTCCAAAACTTCAAAGAAAATCGAAAATTCTCAACCGGATGCTGGTCTGCTTTATATGCTTGTTAAAGGTGTCCTCAAGATGAAAGGTAATCTTGATTATATCGCTTCTATTTATACTGAAGAAGACAAATATTCTTCCACCAGCATAAAAATAAAAATTTTGCTTTATCTGTCTTTATACCAACTCCTTTATTGTGATTTTATCCCGGAATATGCAGCTGTTAATGAATCAGTAACTCTCGCAAAAAAACTTTATGGAGAGAATATCGCCAATTTCATCAATGCCGTTCTGCGAGCATATTTAAGATCAAAAGAAATAAAATATCCGGAAAATGATCTCGATAGATTAGCTTTGCAATATTCTTTCCCCAAAGAATTAGTTTATAAATGGCTGGAGTATTGGAGTGTTTCCGATACTGAAAAATTATGCAGATATTTTAATAAAATTCCTGAACTTCATATCAGGATCAATAAAATGGCAACTGATAAATCCCGCTTGCTCGAGTATTTTCGGAGAAGAGAAATCGATGTTCGGGAAAGCAAGGTCTCGGATAATATTTTAATTTCCAAACAGACAAGTGAAGTATTAAATAATATTGCCTTTTCAGAAGGATATTATTCGATCCAGGATTCGTCTTCCGCTCTCGTTGTCGAGTTGCTCGATCCTGCTCCTGATGAATCGATTCTCGACCTGTTTGCCGGTCCAGGTGGGAAAGCTACATATATTGCCGAAATGATGGAAAATACCGGCGAAATAATTGCTGTTGATAAATTTCCTCAAAAAATAAAAAAAATTAAACAGGCAGTGGAAAGGCTTCAAATTAAAAATATGCAGATCATTACCAAAGATTCTTTCAAATATGGACCTGTTGCTCCTGCTTTCGATAAAGTTCTGCTCGATGTTCCCTGCACAGGTTGGGGAGTTTTTCAAAAAAAGGCGGAACTTCGCTGGCAACTGAATCAAGACTTGCCGAAACTATTGAAACTGCAGGAAAATGCTCTTAAGACAGGTTCTGCTTTTGTTAAAAAAGATGGATTCATGGTTTACAGCACCTGCACTTTGAATGAAGAAGAAAATGAAAGGCAAATTTCCAAATTTCTGAAAAAAAATAAGAATTTCAAAAAAATCCCTGCATCCGGAACGATTCCTGATAAATTTGTCAAAAAAGGATTTCTTAAAACTTTACCTTATGAAAATAATATTGACGGAGCATTTGCTGCAAAATTAAAAAGAATTTCATAGTTTTCATTCAAGTTTTGAAAAATATCTGGCTGAATGTTCACAAGCAATCAGTCAAAAGCTTGAGACAGTCTTGCTTGTGGACAGAAACAAACGGGATTGTTTGTTTTACCATATTGGAGTAAATAATGAAAAAGATCAATCCATATTTGATTGCATTATCGATCCTATTGATCGCTTTTATAATTGGTTTTTTTGCTGTAAATATGTTCATGAAATTAGTTGTGGGTCATGGAAATGAAGTTAAAGTTCCGAATATTGTCGCGATGGATTTTGAAGTTGCCCGTAAAAACTGTAAAGACCTTAAACTGTATGTTCAGCAAAGTGAAT from Candidatus Cloacimonadota bacterium includes the following:
- the rsmB gene encoding 16S rRNA (cytosine(967)-C(5))-methyltransferase RsmB; this translates as MNIRHEAYKIILKVLTKNIFSDKLLSKTSKKIENSQPDAGLLYMLVKGVLKMKGNLDYIASIYTEEDKYSSTSIKIKILLYLSLYQLLYCDFIPEYAAVNESVTLAKKLYGENIANFINAVLRAYLRSKEIKYPENDLDRLALQYSFPKELVYKWLEYWSVSDTEKLCRYFNKIPELHIRINKMATDKSRLLEYFRRREIDVRESKVSDNILISKQTSEVLNNIAFSEGYYSIQDSSSALVVELLDPAPDESILDLFAGPGGKATYIAEMMENTGEIIAVDKFPQKIKKIKQAVERLQIKNMQIITKDSFKYGPVAPAFDKVLLDVPCTGWGVFQKKAELRWQLNQDLPKLLKLQENALKTGSAFVKKDGFMVYSTCTLNEEENERQISKFLKKNKNFKKIPASGTIPDKFVKKGFLKTLPYENNIDGAFAAKLKRIS
- the ruvA gene encoding Holliday junction branch migration protein RuvA, whose product is MFAYLKGILAKKNPTFAVIDCHGVGYEVNIPLSTFDKLPEIGKEIEFQIHFSMTENDGIRLFGFFSVEEKELFRQLISISKIGPKTALSILSGLSVQDLIQAVQTGNVSLISTVPGLGKKSAERLIIELKDKVGKIGIEDILSSETGKPDIIHEAESALITLGYKPLDVKKTIARLIKDNDYQSAEEVIKATIKSLYQRNI